From Chryseotalea sp. WA131a:
TGCCAGCCGATTAATGGTAATTGGTGCCTTTTGCATTGGTACCAATCAAATCGATTTGAAAGCCGCCACCAAAAAAGGTGTAGCCGTTTTTAATGCACCCTTTAGCAATACACGTTCAGTAGTCGAGTTGGCGATTGGCGAAATGATTTTATTGATGCGCAACATCATTGATAAATCTTCTAAAATGCATTTGGGCAAATGGGACAAATCGGCAAAGGGCAGTTTTGAAATCCGTGGAAAAAAATTGGGTATCGTTGGTTACGGAAATATAGGTGCGCAGCTTTCGGTGATTGCCGAGAACCTTGGTATGAAAGTATTGTACTTCGACCGGGAAGAAAAATTGGCACTTGGCAATGCCATCAAATGTAAATCACTGAACGAATTACTGGCGCAAGCAGATGTGGTTACCCTGCACGTGGATGGCCGCGAAGCAAACACCAATTTGGTTGGCGAAGAGGAATTTAAGTCAATGAAAGATGGGGTCATCTTTTTGAACCTCAGCCGTGGGCATGTGGTGGACGTAAAAGCTTTACGCGAAAATATTTTGAATGGAAAAGTGGGGGGATGTTCGATTGATGTTTTCCCATACGAGCCTATCAGCAACAATGAAGAATTTGTTTCAGAATTGCGCGGATTACCCAATACCATCCTTACACCACACATTGGTGGAAGCACCAGTGAAGCGCAAGAGAATATCGGCAATTTTGTGCCCACCAAAATGATGGATTACATCAATACGGGCAGCACCAGCAACAGTGTAAACTTTCCCAACCTTACGTTACCAATACTTGAAAATGTCCATCGCTTGATTCACATCCACAACAATGTGCCCGGCATTCTGGCAAAAATCAACAAAGTACTCGCTGATAACGAAATCAACATTGTTGGACAGTACTTAAAAACGAATGAATTGATTGGTTATGTCATCACCGACATCAACAAAGAGTACAACAAAGAGGTGATTAAGGACTTACGTGCCATTGACAACACGATTAAATTTAGGGTGTTGTATTAGTGTTTTTGGGCACGTATTGTATATCCGCGATAAAAATCAGATTAGATGTTTTATTGCCGGAAATCTCCGTTTCTAAATTGATTGACTTTGGCAAAATATCATGGAGGTAATCGTACGAGTATCTATAAATCGCTTTGACCGTCAGTACCGTTGCATCAGAGTTTGTTAAGTTATTCCTTGAAAAAAATCTAGCTATTGCTCGAAGTTGACTTGGGTCTATTCCCCCTGCGGGAGAAATCAATACATCATACCAATAAACTTTATGCAGTGGATTTTCCTTTGAATCATAAGAGAAAGACATTGTAGTTGCTAATGCGCCCTGCCCTTGCTTTATGTTAGTCAGATTGCCATTTTGCATGGATACGTTGTAAATCCCGTTTCTATATTTAAAGAAACTTAATTCACTTCC
This genomic window contains:
- the serA gene encoding phosphoglycerate dehydrogenase, giving the protein MIKEAKLNRYFVIDFDSTFTKVEAFDVLAEIIFKEHPDSNSLKNKIADITNLGMEGKLSLRESIEKRLEILQPEKRHLPPLVKKLKELVSESFKRNKDFFETHAENIYIISNGFREFIEPVVTEYGILAQNILANEFIFNETEKVIGFDLTNPLSANNGKVEQLKRLNLPGDVYVIGDGYTDYEIKHAGLANKFYAFTENIERANVLNKADHVTPSLDEFLYLNKLNTAISYPKNRINVLLLENVHPVALELMKAEGFNVETYPAGLDEDELCEKIKNVSVLGIRSKTQVTAKVLENASRLMVIGAFCIGTNQIDLKAATKKGVAVFNAPFSNTRSVVELAIGEMILLMRNIIDKSSKMHLGKWDKSAKGSFEIRGKKLGIVGYGNIGAQLSVIAENLGMKVLYFDREEKLALGNAIKCKSLNELLAQADVVTLHVDGREANTNLVGEEEFKSMKDGVIFLNLSRGHVVDVKALRENILNGKVGGCSIDVFPYEPISNNEEFVSELRGLPNTILTPHIGGSTSEAQENIGNFVPTKMMDYINTGSTSNSVNFPNLTLPILENVHRLIHIHNNVPGILAKINKVLADNEINIVGQYLKTNELIGYVITDINKEYNKEVIKDLRAIDNTIKFRVLY